cggaggtgaggagagagggggggcggaggtgaggagagagggagggggcggaggtgaggagagagggaggggggcggaggtgaggagagagggaggggggcggaggtgaggagagagggaggggggcggaggtgaggagagaggggggggcggaggtgaggagagagggagggggggcggaggtgaggagagagggagggagggggggcggaggtgaggagagagggagggagggggggcggaggtgaggagagagggagggagggggggcggaggtgaggagaggggggggcggaggtgaggagagagggggggcggaggtgaggagagaggggggggcggaggtgaggagagagggggggcggaggtgaggagagagggggggcagaggtgaggagagaggggggggcagaggtgaggagagaggggggggcagacgtgaggagagaggggggggcggaggggaggagaggaggggagcggggaggagaggggcggtgaggagagagggggggcggaggtgaggagagagggggggcggaggtgaggagaggggggggcggaggtgaggagagaggggggcggaggtgaggagagagggggggcggaggtgaggagagaggggggggcggaggtgaggagagagggggggcggaggtgaggagagagggggggcggaggtgaggtgaggaggggggcggaggtgaggagaggggggggcggaggtgaggagaggggggcggaggtgaggagagggggggcggaggtgaggagagggggcgggcggaggtgaggagagggggggcggaggtgaggagaggggggggcggaggtgaggggggggggcggaggtgaggagaggggggggcggaggtgaggagaggggggggcggtggtgaggagagaggggggggcggaggtgaggagagagggggggcggaggtgaggagagggaggggcggtggtgaggagaggggggggcggaggtgaggagagggggggggcggaggtgaggagagggggcgggcggaggtgaggagagggggcggggcggtggtgagggaggggggggggaggagaggggggggcggaggagagggggggcggaggtgaggagaggggggggggcggaggtgagccGGGGCGGGGTGTCCGGTGTGGGGAGTTGGGAGCCGCATCTTTAACGGAATCCCATGGAGGAGTTTCCCTCACTCTGAGAGTTGCCATAATTTTCTCTGTTTATTTCCCAGCCGCAGCATTTGAAACGATTTGTTTGTTTCCAGCGCCGGCGATGGTTCGGGTCCCGAGTGGTTGCTGTTGGAGCTTCAGGGGGAAATCGAGGCCCGGGGCCACAGCGGCCTCCCTGGAAACCTCATGGGAGATCTTCACTTCAGCAGCGAGGTACATGCcaccgcccacccctccccccagaaaCCCTCCCCCCAGAAACCCTCCCCCCAGAAACCCTCCCCCCAgaaaccgcccccctcccccccggagatcccctcctcccccccggagatcccctcctcccccccggagATCCCCTCCTCCCCGGAgagggcccccccccccaaaccaggaaACAGCACCCCCCACCAGGAAATGGcaccccccaccagaaaatgcaCCACCCGCAGAGGCACACAAACCCCCCCTCCAGAGAcgcaccagcccccacccccaccccccctcccctttcccggaggcgcacagcccccccccccctcaaaaacgcacaaccccccccccccccccaaaacatacAACTCCCAAAACACACCCCTCCTCCCAAAAAACCACCGACAGGTGCAGACaaggtgggcagaatggcctccttttgcactgtcaacCCCTTTGCTCCTCCATAGTCTCTCGGCAACTTTGTAACTGATACTCACTTCCCCCCCAGAAAACTACAAAATCAGCCAGCATGGTCAGGCATCCTTGTACAGATCCACATGCTCTTTGACCAGCTCCTGACTTGTCTCAATACTCAGTCCAGTTCCTGACTTGTCTCAATACTCAGTCACTCTGCCCTTTCAGCTATGTGTAGCTCAGTACCAAATCTGACTGGGTTATTAGCAAAGGATATTCCTGATTGTTGTCTCTAACCTTGAAGCACAAAATTACCTGTGCTCAATGTTGCTTAGTAAGATTGTTTTACTTTGCTATTTTTTAGATTGAGTGATCCCTGGTGTAAATAATTCCCTctttctccatcccaggaatcccaATACTGATAATTGGTCACCATATCTTGTATGGTAAAGTCAGCCACCTGGAAAGGCCGTTTGTAGTGCTGGTAAAAAAGACATCCACAAGGGCAGGAGCCGAGAGTCCGATGGAGATTGAGAGAACTGAGCAAGGAGTGAGTGAAGAAGATGCTGCGTGTCACTACCTAGTCACCGCAATCATCAAGAAAAAAATCATCTTTAAAACACGTCCAAAGCCCATTATCACTAATGTCCCTAAAAAGCTGTAGTGGGACTGTGCCCACTTATAGACTCAGCAGATCTCCATATCATCAGGTGACTAAATACTGAATGTTAAATGCTGCAGTTTGTGACATTCATAGAATGCCTGTCGCATTTTCTTCAGGGACTTTGCCTCAGGAAATAGATCCTTAAAAGATGAACCTGTGTTACAAACTTGTTAATTTTGAATATTTCCTTTTATTAAGTCTTCTCACTAACAATATCTTGACAGGAACTATGAAACAAGGACTTTTGGTTCAATTAGAGACCTACAAGGAGGGCAAATAATTTTAGGAATATTTCACCATGTGCAGCAATATAAATAATCATCTGTATTGGCTCAGACACAATAGGATCTGCTGGCTCTAGAAAGGAATCTGGACAGGATCTGACACACCTCCTGAGATCCTCATCATCATTGGTGCCAATCTTCAGACAATCTGATTCCCTCTGATATCCTGAAATAACTGAGTGTACAGGATACAGCTAAAGCTATGGGCCCTGAAAATATCTGGCAGTAGTGCTGAATACTTTTGCTCCAGAAATCAATGCTTCCCtagcaagctgttccagtacagctacaacagtgACATCTATACGATAATGTGGAATATACAGCAGGATCTGGataaaatagggcggcacggtagcacagtggttagcactgctgcttcacagctccagggtcctgggttcgattcccggctcgggtcactgcctgtgtggagtttgcacattctcctcgtgtctgcgtgggtttcctccgggtgctccagtttcctcccacagtccaaagatgtgcgggttaggttgattggccaggttaaaaattgtccctgagatgtgtagttagagggattagcgggtaaatatgtgagggtagggcctgggtgggattgtggtcggtgcagactcgatgggccgaatggcctccttctgcactgtagggtttctatgttctatattcaggcttgagctgataatcACCAAGCAATGTTTGTGACATACAAGTGTCAAACAAGTTACAATGATTATATCCTGGAGACGTGGTgacataatggtaatgtcactggactggtaatccagctgTCCAGGGTAATGCTTggttagtgaagacaaatgtaggtcccttacagtctaaAATGGGTGAATTTAcaatagagaacaaggaaatgacagagCAATTAAACACCCGCTCTagttctgtcttcatggaggaagacatgggcgacatggtagcacagtggttagcactgctgcttcacagctccagggacctgggttcgattcccggctcgggtcactgtctgtgtggagtttgcacattctcctcgtgtctgcgtgggtttcctccgggtgctccggtttcctcccacagtccaaagatgtgcgggtaggttgattggccaggtttaaaaaaaaattgccccttagagtcctgagatgcgtaggttagagggattagcgggtaaatatgtgggagtagggcctaggtgggattgtggtcggtgcagactcgatgggccgaatggcctccttctgcactgtagggtttctatgatttctatgaagacacccctaacttcccagaaatgctcGGGAACAAGAAGGAGAAATGGAAGGAAATTAGTAAATgaatagtgctggagaaattaatgaaaCTGAAAACTGATAAATCCCCGGGGCCTGATATtctacatcctagggtattaaaggaagtggcaatggaaatagtggatgtgttGATTGTCATCTTCTAAAAtactgtagattctggaacagtcccagcagattggagggtggcaaatgtaatgccatcatttaaaaaaggaaggagggaGAAAACAGAATTACAGACCGGTTAGTTTAATGGGAAGGGAgaaagggaaaatgctagagtttaTAGGACACTTCGAAAATATCAATGGAATTAggtaaagtcaacatggatttatgaaagggaaatcatgtttgacaaacctattggAAGGTTTTTAAGGAGGTAACTAATAAGGGTCAACCAGTAGATGTGTATTttaattttcagaaagcttttgataaagccccacataggaggttagtgtgcaaaattaaagtgcatgggattgggggtaatatattggcatggattgagaatttgtTAGCAAACAGAAAATAGAGAAGAGGAATAAATTGATCTTCTACACAGTGGAAGGTCGTGACGAGAGGGGTCCCatgggatcagtgcttggaccccagctattcacaatatacatcaatgatttggatgagggaaccaaatgtaacaaaaaacttgttgggaatgtgagtggtggggaggatgttaagaggcttcaagatgATTTAGACAAGTGAGTGGGGCAAATAggtggcaggtgcagtataatctgGAAAATGTGATGTGATCCACATCAAAAGGaacaacagaatggcagagtattaatgTACAAtgtaaacaatctggaattaaatatctaatgaaaagacaatgaaaccattgtcaaatatTGTAAAAattcacctggttcactaatgtcctttagggaataaaATCGGCTGTGCTTACCTGGTCCtcgaggatttgagtacaggatgtCTTACTGAAGCTGTATGGGACCGTGGTGGACTTCCTTTCCTAAGAAAGGATGTATTTGCCATATCGGGAGTACAGCAAAAGTTCACCAGCTTGATTCCTCTGGCTGCAGGATCTGGATCaggaggtcacagtctcagaaccacagaatccttatgttgcagaaggaggccatttggcccatcgagtgtgtgcCGACTCCCCGaaagagcattttatccaggcccatcttggtacactaagggacaatttagccaatccacctaacctgcatatctttggagtgtgggaggaaacccacggagacacggggagaacgtgcagatttcacataggcagtgacccaaggccggaattgaacccaggtccctggcgctgtgaggcagcagtgctaaccactgtgccaccccagtaagaagtctcacaacaccaggttaaagtccaacaggtttatttggtagcaaaatccactagctttcagagcgctgctccttcgtcagacttacctgacgaaggagcagcgcttcgaaagctagtggattttgctaccaaataaacctgttggactttaacctggtgttgtgagacttctttctgtgtttacccagtccaacgccggcatctccacatcatgactaccccaGTATACAGGGTAGGGCATTTAAGACATTTCATTTCATCACttagtggaattctctaccactgaaagctatggaagccaagtcactgaatatatttaggaAGGAAATAGGTAGATTTGCAAGGGGTATGGGAAAAGAGTGGGAGAATGGtgttgagatggaggatcagccatgatattcaaTATTACCCGCAAAAGGATAAAATAAAAGTTTGACCACTTCCCATGGACATTTAAGTGGATTGCCATTGCTGagaccctcactatcaacatcctgtgggcTACCAttcatcagaaactgaactgacccAGCCATGGATTCTTGCGAGGTGCatctcacctgactccccaaagcctgtctacaagcacaagtcaggagtgtgctgggaTACTTGACacgtgcctggatgagtgcagctccatcaacattcaagaccatccaggacaaagcagcctgattGATTTGCACCCCACCCACTCCAGAGAATGTTGATGTGGGTGGTGTGGTTGATATGATGTATAAGGGCTTTCAGAATGCAAAGTATCAGACAATTCATTTGTTTCAACATTGAAGTCCATAATTAAAGGAACAGCATAGGGAAGGGGACTTATGATATTTAaataagcaaaatattgtggatgctgcattctgaaacaagaacagaaaacagGTGTGatggcatctgtagagagaaaacagtggaTGTTGCAATTCAgtttgacttttcatcagaactaaagATAGGGACATGTGTTGGATATTAAATTTTAAACTATTTCAGTTGCAGTTAAATATATTAACTGAAATCAGAGATTCATGTGATAacggaacatctgtgattatgggtgactttaatctacatatagattgggagagtcaaattagtcacagtacaatagaggaggaatttctggagtgcatacgggatggttttcatagaaacatagaaaaactacagcacaaaacaggcccttcggccccacaagttgtgccgaacatatcccgaccttttaggcctacctataaccctccatcctattaagtcccatgtactcatccaggagtctcttaaaagaccctattgagtttgcctccaccaccactgacggcagccgactccactcacccaccaccctctgtgtgaaaaacctcccccgaacatctcccctgtacctactccccagcaccttaaacctgtgtcctctcatagcagccatttccaccctgggaaaaagcctctgagagtccacctgatctatgcctctcaacatcttatatacctctattaggtctcctctcatcctacgtctctccaaggagaaaagaccgaggcccctcagcctatcctcataaggcatgccactcaatccaggcaacatccttgtaaatctcctctgcaccctttcaatcttttccacatccttcctgtaatgaggcgaccagaactgagttctggagcaatacattgaggacccaatcctggactgggtgttgtgcaatgagaaaggtgtAGTTGGCAATCTAATTGTGAGAGAactcttggggatgagcgaccataatgtGGTAGAATTCTTTattaaggtggatagtgatgtagttgattctaagACCAGAATCTCAACGGTAACTACGATgggatgaggcatgaattggccatgatggactgggaaacattactgaaaggaaaaacagtggacaggcaatgacaGGCATTCAagcaaaagttgtttattcctgtttggcgcaagagtggtaagggaattgtggccaactcGTCACTTACAAGTCACTTACTCGTGacttgcgtcggtattcacaaaggagagggatgtgttgactgggagtgttgaaccgttggagaaaatctccattacaagggaggaagtgttaggtttgttagagaatataaagactgacaaatccccagggcctgatggaatctatccaaggctgctcagggagacgagagatgaaatcgctgggcctctgatgcaaatctttgtctcgtcactggacacaggtgaggtcccagaggattggaggatagctaatgtggtcccgttatttaagaagggtaggaaggataacccgggtaattataggctggtgagcttgacgtccgtggtggggaagttgttgaagattcttagagataggatgtatacgcatttagaaaggaataaactcattaacgatagtcagcatggttttgtgagagggaggtcatgcctcactaacctggaggaattttttgaagaagtgcctagaatggttgatgagggaagggccatggatgtcatctatatggactttagtaaagcgtttgacaaagtccctcatggtaggctggtgaaaaaggttggatctcatgggataaagggggaggtggctagatgggtggagaactggcttggtcacagaagacagagggtggtagtgtttgtgatttatataaacgatctggaagaaggtgtaactggggtgatcagtaagtttgcggatgacacaaaattggcaggacttgcagatagtaagcagcattgtcagaggctacagaaggattatagataggctggaaatttgggcaaagaaatggcagatggagttcaatcctgataaaatgcgaagtgatgcattttggtagaaataatgtagggaggagctatacgataaatggcagaaccataaagggtgtagtaacgcagagggacctgggtgtgcaagtccacagatccttgaaggtgacgtcacaggtggagaaggtggtgaagaaggcatatggcatgcttgcctttataggacggggcattgagtataaaagttggggtctgatgttgcagatgtat
The nucleotide sequence above comes from Mustelus asterias chromosome 4, sMusAst1.hap1.1, whole genome shotgun sequence. Encoded proteins:
- the chtf8 gene encoding chromosome transmission fidelity protein 8 homolog, whose product is AGDGSGPEWLLLELQGEIEARGHSGLPGNLMGDLHFSSEGIPILIIGHHILYGKVSHLERPFVVLVKKTSTRAGAESPMEIERTEQGVSEEDAACHYLVTAIIKKKIIFKTRPKPIITNVPKKL